A portion of the Leptidea sinapis chromosome 27, ilLepSina1.1, whole genome shotgun sequence genome contains these proteins:
- the LOC126972647 gene encoding transcription factor glial cells missing 2-like produces MVILSRRADMSEGQSTPEWDINDAVVPRVAHFDTFGEWCDGHVRRVYPPGCEEARRHASGWAMRNTNNHNVHILKKSCLGVLVCSTRCRLPDGSRVHLRPAICDKARKKQQGKPCPNRLCNGGRLEVQPCRGHCGYPVTHFWRHTEHAIFFQAKGSHDHPRPEAKGASEVRRSLGAGRRVRGLALLLAREAAIADKILTVKPDKQVQQKANVHPQPPPLIPDSQRALTCTCGPFECSCRWRPDVSTEPYSTYSWTPSDQQHFNNYAPASSLQTLPQQSYDPSTLPSDDIFHPEEIFQLDQPIRLDFPMEENTLESPPTFADLNSENSRPEDSYWFEWQRAPGGSESSDTSSPELFGNGYQQMESYCEQQSYPHQPFYPEEGQYYPMDNTRGSPVMETQDQRYYRYGADSSQSNVEMQGWNYTDCAFTPHDVPDCKQYYDVQQHSVNAFSGLL; encoded by the exons TTCAAGAAGAGCGGACATGTCAGAGGGTCAATCCACACCGGAATGGGACATAAATGACGCTGTCGTGCCTCGCGTGGCACACTTCGATACGTTTGGAGAATGGTGCGACGGCCACGTGAGAAGGGTGTACCCTCCCGGCTGTGAGGAGGCGCGGAGACACGCGTCCGGTTGGGCCATGAGAAACACCAACAACCACAACGTTCATATCCTTAAGAAGAGCTGCTTGGGAGTCCTGGTCTGCTCCACCAGGTGTCGACTTCCAGATGGATCACGAGTCCATTTAAGACCTGCCATATGCGACAAAGCGAGAAAAAAGCAACAAG GTAAACCGTGTCCAAACCGTCTCTGCAATGGAGGAAGATTGGAAGTTCAACCTTGCCGTGGCCACTGCGGCTACCCGGTCACACATTTCTGGCGCCACACAGAACATGCAATATTCTTCCAAGCCAAAGGCTCTCATGATCACCCACGACCGGAAGCGAAAGGGGCAAGTGAAGTCCGAAGATCGCTGGGGGCCGGAAGAAGAGTCAGAGGGCTAGCGCTACTGCTCGCGAGAGAGGCGGCCATTGCGGACAAAATATTGACGGTCAAACCTGATAAACAAGTTCAACAGAAGGCTAATGTACACCCGCAACCACCACCTTTAATACCAGACAGTCAGCGAG cATTAACATGCACATGTGGTCCCTTTGAGTGTAGCTGCCGGTGGAGACCAGACGTATCAACAGAGCCCTACTCAACATACTCCTGGACTCCGTCAGACCAACAGCACTTTAACAACTACGCTCCAGCCTCATCCCTTCAGACGCTTCCACAACAATCATACGACCCTAGTACACTTCCATCCGATGACATATTCCATCCTGAGGAAATATTCCAATTAGACCAACCAATTCGCCTAGACTTTCCAATGGAAGAAAACACATTAGAATCACCTCCAACTTTCGCTGATTTAAACAGCGAGAACTCGAGACCTGAAGATTCTTATTGGTTCGAATGGCAGAGAGCTCCTGGGGGCTCAGAGTCCAGCGATACGTCATCACCGGAACTGTTTGGGAACGGATACCAACAAATGGAGTCTTACTGTGAACAGCAGAGTTATCCTCACCAACCGTTTTACCCTGAAGAAGGCCAATACTATCCGATGGATAATACGAGGGGATCTCCGGTGATGGAAACGCAGGATCAGCGCTACTATAGGTATGGTGCAGACAGCTCCCAAAGTAATGTAGAAATGCAAGGTTGGAACTACACAGACTGTGCCTTTACCCCCCACGATGTTCCCGACTGTAAACAGTATTACGACGTACAACAACACTCTGTTAACGCATTTAGCGGTctattataa